The sequence below is a genomic window from bacterium.
ACCTGCTTATGAAAACAAATGTTGCCGTAATATCGGGAGCTTCTTTCAAACAATTCAAGGACCAGTTTCTCACCACGTTGTTGATGTGCGCCGAAGCGCTTTCCCGACTGTATATAATGCCGGCGAACGGAAGCAGTCTGTATCAGTCCGGACAAGGCGGTTGGAAATCCGTATACGAAGAATTACTTCCGAAAGAAGACAGGATAAAAATCAAGCAAGCGATTGAGCAGGCGATCGCCACTGCCGGTATTCCTTTGCCGCAGCGGGTACACGGAGAGTTGATTGAAGACCGGGGAAGTCAGGTTACATATTCCGCGTGCGGACAAGACGCTCCGCTTGAAGTGAAAAGCGTGTGGGACCCCGACCATGCCAAACGCCAGAGAATAAAAAAAATACTCGTGTCTCTCCTTCCCGATTTTGAAGTCCGCATTGCCGGCACAACGTCGATTGACGTGACAAAAAAGGGAATTGATAAAGCATATGGCATCAGAAAAATCGGCGAACACCTCAACATCCCCATAGACGAAATGCTAT
It includes:
- a CDS encoding HAD-IIB family hydrolase — its product is MERLKKLIIFDLDGTLAQSKMLPDGEMTAILCDLLMKTNVAVISGASFKQFKDQFLTTLLMCAEALSRLYIMPANGSSLYQSGQGGWKSVYEELLPKEDRIKIKQAIEQAIATAGIPLPQRVHGELIEDRGSQVTYSACGQDAPLEVKSVWDPDHAKRQRIKKILVSLLPDFEVRIAGTTSIDVTKKGIDKAYGIRKIGEHLNIPIDEMLFVGDAVFPGGNDYSAKELGVETIQVSGPDETKKIIDDLLRKHVNESH